A single window of Rhizobium indicum DNA harbors:
- a CDS encoding GNAT family N-acetyltransferase produces MRDLANFNGCPAPKPVTLKGRFVTVQPYRREEHLQALWDGLGGMGINPLLLYFAQDDFSGINDFANWLETVYTKSGWLTHIFRDNASGKIVGMANYMRADPANGVVEIGGVAHGAEMKRSPLSTEAHYLMAKHVFEDLGYRRYEWKCDNKNEASKTTAARYGFSFEGVFRQHMISKHRNRDTAWFSMIDAEWPMINDAFEAWLSPENFDAEGNQIRRLQDIRADLEKERLV; encoded by the coding sequence ATGCGCGATCTTGCAAATTTCAACGGCTGCCCGGCGCCGAAGCCGGTCACGCTGAAGGGCCGCTTCGTCACCGTCCAGCCCTACCGGCGTGAGGAACATCTCCAGGCGTTATGGGATGGCCTCGGTGGCATGGGCATCAACCCGTTGCTTCTCTATTTCGCGCAGGACGATTTCTCCGGCATCAACGATTTCGCCAACTGGCTGGAAACCGTCTATACCAAGTCCGGCTGGCTCACCCATATCTTCCGCGACAACGCCAGCGGCAAGATTGTCGGCATGGCGAATTACATGCGCGCCGACCCGGCAAACGGCGTCGTCGAGATCGGCGGGGTGGCGCACGGGGCCGAGATGAAGCGGTCGCCGCTGTCGACCGAGGCGCATTACCTGATGGCTAAGCACGTCTTCGAGGATCTCGGCTACCGCCGCTACGAATGGAAATGCGACAATAAGAACGAGGCGAGCAAGACGACGGCTGCGCGTTACGGCTTCAGCTTCGAAGGGGTCTTCCGCCAGCATATGATCTCCAAGCATCGCAACCGCGATACCGCCTGGTTCTCGATGATCGATGCCGAATGGCCGATGATCAACGATGCCTTCGAAGCCTGGCTCTCGCCGGAGAATTTCGACGCCGAGGGCAACCAGATCCGTCGTCTGCAGGACATCCGCGCCGATCTTGAAAAGGAAAGGCTGGTATGA
- a CDS encoding nickel/cobalt transporter: MLTKRLPLILSAATLALVTAASLAHAQSPLGIGTAEPSFQPTGGPLAPLLLYVNYEQQAFYRALTGALKAMRQDPWQLASLIGLSFAYGVFHAAGPGHGKAVISSYMIANEVELKRGVVISFISAFVQGVVAVALVGGAWLVLRGTGITLTAATHAMEIASFVMVILFGGWLLFRKLRSLVGNMPRRRLMATPAGPVSMMLDWKDNAAERQAYAFNGKAQPVEAGHTFVPGMVCETCGNAHVPDPALLGGDRFSAREAWSAIVAVGLRPCSGALLVMTFSLLNGLYLGGVLSVAAMSLGTAITVSLLATLAVTAKSAAVRLSGRGSTASIWVGNAIEILGAVLVMLMGALLLGASLQG, from the coding sequence ATGCTGACGAAACGCCTGCCCCTCATCCTTTCCGCTGCAACCCTTGCGCTGGTAACGGCTGCAAGCCTCGCCCATGCGCAATCGCCGCTCGGCATCGGTACGGCGGAGCCGAGCTTCCAGCCGACAGGCGGGCCGCTCGCGCCGCTTTTGCTCTATGTGAACTATGAGCAGCAGGCCTTCTATCGGGCGCTGACCGGCGCCTTGAAGGCGATGCGCCAAGACCCGTGGCAGTTGGCATCGCTGATCGGCCTCTCCTTCGCCTATGGCGTCTTCCATGCCGCCGGCCCCGGCCACGGCAAGGCGGTCATCTCCTCCTACATGATCGCCAATGAGGTCGAGCTGAAGCGCGGCGTGGTGATTTCCTTCATTTCTGCCTTCGTCCAGGGCGTGGTGGCGGTGGCGCTGGTCGGCGGCGCCTGGCTGGTGCTGCGCGGCACCGGCATTACGCTGACGGCGGCGACCCACGCGATGGAGATCGCAAGCTTCGTCATGGTCATCCTCTTCGGCGGCTGGTTGCTGTTCCGCAAACTGCGCTCGCTGGTCGGCAACATGCCGCGCCGCCGGCTGATGGCGACGCCTGCCGGTCCGGTCAGCATGATGCTCGACTGGAAGGACAACGCGGCCGAACGCCAAGCCTATGCCTTCAACGGCAAGGCGCAGCCTGTCGAAGCCGGCCATACCTTCGTTCCCGGCATGGTCTGCGAGACCTGCGGCAATGCCCATGTGCCCGATCCGGCCCTGCTCGGCGGCGACAGGTTCAGCGCCCGCGAGGCCTGGTCGGCGATCGTTGCCGTCGGTCTGCGCCCCTGTTCCGGCGCATTGCTGGTCATGACCTTCTCACTGCTGAACGGGCTCTATCTCGGCGGCGTGCTTTCGGTCGCCGCCATGTCGCTCGGCACGGCGATCACCGTTTCGCTGCTTGCCACACTTGCCGTCACGGCCAAGAGTGCGGCCGTCCGCCTCTCCGGACGCGGCTCGACCGCCTCGATCTGGGTCGGGAATGCCATCGAAATCCTCGGCGCCGTGCTTGTCATGCTGATGGGCGCCCTGCTGCTCGGGGCCTCGCTGCAGGGATAA
- a CDS encoding DUF1007 family protein, translating into MRHSTILMAALLSLAPAAAFAHPHIFVEARLEVVAGKDGSVEELRNVWRFDEVFSSSVVMDFDKNTDLKLEPNELTEVGNTVKKSLADYDYYMNLTINGKNITVQKPDIIHVDYKDGQLLMFFAVKPVEKMPLKGRLTFGVYDPTLYTSIDFPTDTELAIVGDGFKACKHQVVRPDADQVISENKQSLTDAFFNDPTGTNMSKLFATRLEVTC; encoded by the coding sequence ATGAGACATTCAACAATACTGATGGCCGCGCTTCTTTCGCTGGCGCCGGCCGCCGCCTTTGCGCATCCGCACATCTTCGTGGAAGCGCGCCTCGAAGTCGTGGCCGGCAAGGACGGCAGTGTCGAGGAACTGCGCAATGTCTGGCGCTTCGACGAGGTCTTTTCGTCCTCCGTGGTCATGGATTTCGACAAGAACACCGACCTGAAGCTGGAGCCGAACGAACTGACCGAGGTCGGCAACACGGTCAAGAAGTCTCTTGCCGATTACGACTACTACATGAACCTGACGATCAACGGGAAGAACATCACCGTCCAGAAGCCCGACATCATCCATGTCGACTACAAGGATGGCCAGCTGCTGATGTTCTTTGCGGTAAAGCCGGTGGAGAAGATGCCGCTCAAGGGCAGGCTCACCTTCGGCGTCTACGACCCGACGCTCTACACCTCGATCGATTTTCCCACCGACACCGAGCTGGCGATCGTCGGAGACGGCTTCAAGGCTTGCAAACATCAGGTGGTGCGGCCGGATGCCGACCAAGTGATCTCGGAAAACAAGCAGTCGCTGACAGACGCCTTCTTCAACGATCCCACCGGCACCAACATGTCCAAACTCTTCGCCACCCGGCTGGAGGTCACATGCTGA